The Streptomyces sp. NBC_01275 genome has a segment encoding these proteins:
- a CDS encoding AAA family ATPase, producing the protein MEALSLDSEARTAFAERLALLYKEAGNPPLKRVSEAVVRLQRIDERGRPVRVSAQRISDWRRARNVPAQFAALAAVLHVLIPEARRARPAPVSTGLYDLAQWQRMWERALADPVGESPTSSEEEKEQQPSAEAPAVPGGVCPYRGLASYRQQDARWFFGRERSTDALVAQLRAAEGTGGLVMLVGASGAGKSSLLSAGLVPALQDGALGDADGLGDADGRAREVLHLVPGADPIAELTARIPELAPLVPAALDAAQPTAKDDPRTPGFADAVREAVTAWTRRETPSGARPVLIVDQFEEAFTLCSDETARRAFIQLLHTASTPAAVPAVPVTPVTPVVPVVPVVPVVHAASLASAGPGEPVGPVEPGALDTPEAPKTSKSPNAPTTPTGPATHTEHGAADDTAAPILVVLGIRADFYEQCLGYPELADALQHRHMVLGPLTTTELREAVNRPAKAVGLELEPGLAELIVREVSADGPRGAHDAGVLPLLSHALLATWQRRKAGRLTLSGYRAAGGIQGAVAATAERAWSGLDPAARTAARLLLLRLVRLGEDTQATRRRGTRRQLAEESTDPDKTEESLEALVRARLVTLDSESVEITHEALLTAWPRLREWIDEDRSDHLVRQRLEEDGRAWEGSHRDSSLLYRGSRLEQAHSWAKSAGDTFLTRSAVDFLAASVRLRKRTVWISRAAVSTLVVLAILAGGAAVIAWQQRNDAVFEQVVAEADRVQYTDPSLSAQLDLVAHRLRPDDAGARNRLISIVNAPLATPLLGHTGAVYLTSFSPSGKVLATASSDRTVRLWDVADPAHPALLGKPLTGNKSWVSSAVFSPDGRTLASAGDDGTIRRWDVTDPSRPKPLGTPLAGKGGTIYLIAFSPDGKVLATADEDHTVGLWNMTDPSRPTALATLTGHTGAVRSLAFSPDGRTLATGGDDNTVRLWNTADPARPKALPKTLTGHDGTVHSVAFSPDGRTLASGSADDTVRLWNVSDPGRAAAIGTPLAGHTGPIWSVAFSSDGSMLAAASADSTASLWNVSDPEFPSQVGEPLSGGSGEMYALGFSPDGATLATGSGDNKVRLWSIPTSDMIGRSGVFRPDGKVLATAARDGRVRLWNVESPDRPVSLSEPFMPGDSGDRSPAFSPDGRTLAVLSPDRLVYLWNVTDPSHPVSSGPPIPLKTRFMGPEALGFSPDGRILATAYDDRTIRLWNVSDPSHVVPLGNPLTGHKGYINSLVFSPDGRTLASGSADGTIRLWNVTDPHRTTPLGKPLTGHAAPVNSLAYSPDGHTLASGSDDDTVRLWDITDPAGATRLGSPLTGHSEAVVSLTYSRDGHTLASGGDDNTVRLWNVSVPSDASPIGQSMSPNAKTGNFLSFSPNTRMLGVSSGADTVRLWNLDVDDAIHRICATTQRVLTPEKWHEYLPRLSYDPPCDS; encoded by the coding sequence GTGGAGGCCTTGAGTCTCGACTCAGAGGCACGCACAGCTTTCGCGGAACGTCTCGCGCTGCTGTACAAGGAGGCCGGCAATCCTCCGCTCAAGCGCGTGTCCGAGGCAGTCGTCCGACTTCAGCGGATCGACGAACGAGGACGCCCGGTACGGGTGTCCGCACAGCGGATCAGCGACTGGCGGCGCGCCAGGAACGTGCCCGCCCAGTTCGCCGCCCTCGCGGCGGTGCTGCACGTGCTCATACCCGAGGCCAGACGCGCACGGCCCGCGCCGGTCTCCACAGGACTGTACGACCTGGCGCAGTGGCAGCGCATGTGGGAGCGCGCGCTGGCCGATCCGGTCGGCGAAAGCCCCACGTCCTCCGAGGAGGAGAAGGAACAGCAGCCCTCGGCCGAGGCTCCCGCCGTCCCCGGCGGGGTGTGCCCCTACCGGGGCCTGGCCTCCTACCGTCAGCAGGACGCCCGTTGGTTCTTCGGCCGGGAGCGCAGCACGGACGCCCTCGTCGCCCAACTCCGCGCGGCGGAGGGCACCGGCGGCCTGGTCATGCTCGTGGGCGCCTCGGGGGCGGGCAAGTCCTCGCTGCTGAGCGCCGGCCTGGTGCCCGCGCTGCAGGACGGCGCGCTCGGCGACGCCGACGGCCTGGGCGACGCCGACGGCCGGGCCCGGGAGGTCCTGCACCTCGTCCCGGGCGCCGACCCCATCGCGGAGCTGACCGCCCGGATTCCCGAGCTCGCCCCCCTCGTCCCCGCCGCGCTCGACGCGGCGCAGCCGACGGCGAAGGACGACCCTCGCACCCCGGGCTTCGCCGACGCCGTACGCGAAGCCGTGACGGCGTGGACGCGCCGCGAGACGCCCTCCGGCGCCCGCCCGGTCCTCATCGTCGACCAGTTCGAGGAGGCGTTCACCCTCTGCTCCGACGAGACGGCCAGGCGCGCCTTCATCCAGCTCCTGCACACCGCGAGCACACCGGCCGCCGTCCCCGCCGTGCCCGTCACCCCTGTCACACCTGTCGTACCTGTCGTACCTGTCGTACCTGTCGTCCACGCGGCCTCTCTCGCGTCTGCAGGACCCGGAGAACCCGTAGGACCCGTAGAACCGGGGGCCCTCGACACACCCGAAGCGCCCAAGACATCCAAGTCACCCAACGCCCCCACCACACCCACCGGACCCGCCACACACACCGAGCACGGCGCCGCCGACGACACGGCGGCCCCCATCCTCGTCGTCCTCGGCATCCGCGCCGACTTCTACGAGCAGTGCCTCGGCTACCCCGAGCTCGCCGACGCCCTCCAGCACCGGCACATGGTGCTGGGCCCGCTCACCACGACCGAGCTGCGCGAGGCGGTGAACCGCCCCGCCAAGGCCGTGGGACTGGAGCTGGAACCCGGCCTCGCCGAGCTGATCGTGCGGGAGGTGAGCGCCGACGGCCCGCGCGGGGCGCACGACGCGGGCGTGCTGCCGCTCCTCTCGCACGCCCTGCTCGCCACCTGGCAGCGCCGCAAGGCGGGACGACTGACACTCTCCGGCTACCGCGCCGCCGGCGGCATCCAGGGAGCCGTCGCGGCGACCGCCGAGCGGGCCTGGTCCGGCCTCGACCCCGCCGCCCGCACCGCCGCACGACTGCTCCTGCTCCGACTGGTCCGGCTCGGCGAGGACACCCAGGCCACCCGCCGACGCGGGACCCGACGCCAGCTGGCGGAGGAGTCGACCGACCCCGACAAGACGGAGGAGTCGCTGGAGGCGCTGGTCCGCGCCCGGCTGGTGACGCTCGACTCGGAGTCCGTGGAGATCACCCACGAAGCCCTGCTGACCGCCTGGCCGCGACTGCGCGAATGGATCGACGAGGACCGCAGCGACCACCTGGTGCGCCAGCGGCTGGAGGAGGACGGCCGGGCCTGGGAGGGCTCGCACCGCGACTCCTCGCTGCTCTACCGCGGTTCCCGGCTGGAACAGGCCCACAGCTGGGCCAAGTCGGCCGGCGACACCTTCCTGACCCGCAGCGCGGTGGACTTCCTGGCCGCCTCGGTCCGGCTGCGCAAGCGCACGGTGTGGATCAGCCGCGCCGCGGTGTCGACGCTCGTCGTCCTCGCGATCCTCGCCGGCGGCGCGGCCGTCATCGCCTGGCAGCAGCGCAACGACGCCGTGTTCGAGCAGGTCGTCGCCGAGGCCGACCGCGTCCAGTACACGGACCCGTCGCTGTCCGCCCAGCTCGACCTGGTCGCCCACCGGCTGCGCCCCGACGACGCGGGCGCCCGCAACCGGCTGATCTCGATCGTCAACGCCCCGCTGGCCACCCCGCTCCTCGGCCACACCGGCGCCGTCTACCTCACCTCCTTCAGCCCCAGCGGCAAGGTCCTGGCCACAGCCAGCTCCGACCGCACGGTCCGGCTGTGGGACGTGGCCGACCCCGCTCACCCCGCACTGCTGGGCAAGCCGCTCACCGGGAACAAGAGCTGGGTGAGCAGCGCGGTCTTCAGCCCGGACGGCCGCACCCTCGCCAGCGCCGGCGACGACGGAACGATCCGCCGGTGGGACGTCACCGACCCGAGCCGGCCGAAGCCCCTCGGCACGCCCCTGGCCGGCAAGGGCGGCACGATCTACCTGATCGCCTTCAGCCCGGACGGCAAGGTCCTGGCCACCGCCGACGAGGACCACACCGTCGGCCTGTGGAACATGACGGACCCGAGCCGGCCGACCGCCCTCGCCACCCTGACCGGCCACACCGGCGCCGTCCGCTCCCTCGCCTTCAGCCCCGACGGACGGACGCTGGCGACCGGCGGCGACGACAACACCGTACGACTGTGGAACACGGCCGATCCGGCCCGTCCCAAGGCCCTCCCGAAGACGCTCACCGGCCATGACGGCACGGTGCACTCGGTCGCCTTCAGTCCCGACGGGCGCACCCTCGCCAGCGGCAGCGCGGACGACACCGTACGGCTGTGGAACGTGTCGGACCCGGGTCGTGCGGCGGCCATCGGCACGCCGCTCGCCGGGCACACCGGTCCCATCTGGTCCGTCGCCTTCTCCTCGGACGGCTCCATGCTGGCCGCCGCCAGCGCCGACAGCACGGCGAGCCTGTGGAACGTGAGCGATCCGGAGTTCCCGTCCCAGGTCGGCGAGCCCCTCTCGGGCGGCAGCGGCGAGATGTACGCCCTCGGCTTCAGCCCCGACGGCGCCACCCTCGCCACCGGCAGCGGCGACAACAAGGTCCGCCTGTGGTCGATCCCGACGTCGGACATGATCGGCCGCAGCGGGGTGTTCCGCCCGGACGGGAAGGTGCTCGCCACGGCCGCACGCGACGGACGCGTCCGGCTGTGGAACGTGGAGTCCCCCGACCGTCCGGTGTCGCTGAGCGAACCGTTCATGCCCGGGGACAGCGGCGACCGCTCACCGGCGTTCTCCCCCGACGGCCGCACCCTCGCCGTGCTGTCGCCGGACCGCCTGGTGTACCTGTGGAACGTCACTGACCCGTCCCACCCGGTCTCCTCCGGACCGCCCATCCCCCTGAAGACCCGCTTCATGGGCCCCGAGGCGCTGGGCTTCAGCCCCGACGGACGAATCCTGGCGACCGCCTACGACGACCGCACCATCCGGCTGTGGAACGTCAGCGACCCCTCCCACGTCGTCCCGCTCGGCAACCCGCTCACCGGCCACAAGGGCTACATCAACTCCCTGGTCTTCAGCCCGGACGGGCGCACCCTCGCCAGCGGCAGCGCGGACGGCACCATCCGGCTGTGGAACGTCACCGACCCGCACCGCACGACCCCGCTCGGCAAGCCCCTCACAGGCCACGCGGCACCCGTCAACTCCCTCGCCTACAGCCCGGACGGCCACACGCTGGCCAGCGGCAGCGACGACGACACGGTCCGGCTCTGGGACATCACCGACCCGGCCGGCGCGACCCGCCTCGGCTCTCCCCTCACCGGGCACTCCGAGGCGGTCGTCTCCCTCACCTACAGCCGCGACGGCCACACCCTCGCCAGCGGCGGCGACGACAACACGGTCCGCCTGTGGAACGTCAGCGTCCCCTCCGACGCCTCCCCCATCGGCCAGTCCATGAGCCCCAACGCCAAGACCGGCAACTTCCTCTCCTTCAGCCCCAACACCCGCATGCTCGGCGTCTCCAGCGGCGCCGACACCGTCCGCCTCTGGAACCTGGACGTGGACGACGCCATCCACCGCATCTGCGCCACCACCCAACGCGTCCTGACCCCCGAGAAGTGGCACGAGTACCTCCCCCGCCTCTCGTACGACCCCCCGTGCGACTCCTGA
- a CDS encoding amidohydrolase family protein yields the protein MQRDDLILISVDDHIIEPPDIFVNHLPKRYHDEAPRLIHREDGSDVWRFRDSTVGNAALNAVAGRPKEEYGLDPQGMDEIRPGCYDVHERVKDMNAGGVLAQMNFPSFPGFSARMFATEDSDFSIALVRAYNDWHIDEWCGAYPGRFIPMALPAIWDAELCAAELRRVAAKGCHSMTFPENPAVLGYPSFHDPYWNPVWRAACDTNTVLSVHIGSSGRLAIPSADSPPDVMITLQPINLVQAAADLLWSRALKEFPDLKIALSEGGTGWIPYFLERVDRTFEMHAAWTLQDFGGKLPSEVFREHFLTCFITDKLGVRLRNEIGIDNIAWEGDYPHSDSLWPDAPEQLHEVLVDCAVPDADIAKMTHENAMRWYSFDPFAHLPREQATVGALRRAAAGHDVSVRSRSRQLTEPVDKLEAFRARARAAMAAAQ from the coding sequence ATGCAACGGGACGACCTGATCCTGATCAGCGTGGACGACCACATCATCGAACCGCCGGACATCTTCGTGAACCATCTGCCGAAGCGGTACCACGACGAAGCGCCGCGCCTCATTCACCGGGAGGACGGCAGCGACGTCTGGAGGTTCCGGGACAGCACGGTGGGCAACGCCGCCCTCAACGCGGTCGCCGGGCGGCCCAAGGAGGAGTACGGCCTCGACCCCCAGGGCATGGACGAGATCCGCCCCGGTTGCTACGACGTCCACGAGCGCGTCAAGGACATGAACGCCGGCGGAGTCCTCGCGCAGATGAACTTCCCGTCCTTCCCCGGCTTCTCGGCGAGGATGTTCGCCACCGAGGACTCCGACTTCTCGATCGCGCTGGTCAGGGCCTACAACGACTGGCACATCGACGAGTGGTGCGGGGCCTACCCCGGCCGGTTCATCCCCATGGCGCTGCCCGCGATCTGGGACGCGGAGCTGTGCGCGGCCGAGCTGCGGCGCGTCGCGGCCAAGGGCTGTCACTCGATGACGTTCCCCGAGAACCCCGCCGTCCTCGGCTACCCGAGCTTCCACGACCCCTACTGGAACCCCGTGTGGCGGGCGGCGTGCGACACGAACACCGTGCTGTCGGTGCACATCGGCTCGTCCGGCCGGCTCGCCATCCCGTCCGCCGACTCGCCGCCCGACGTGATGATCACGCTCCAGCCGATCAACCTCGTCCAGGCCGCGGCCGACCTGCTGTGGTCCCGGGCGCTGAAGGAGTTCCCCGACCTGAAGATCGCCCTGTCGGAAGGGGGCACGGGCTGGATCCCGTACTTCCTGGAGCGGGTGGACCGCACCTTCGAGATGCATGCGGCCTGGACCCTCCAGGACTTCGGGGGCAAGCTGCCGTCCGAGGTCTTCCGGGAGCACTTCCTGACCTGCTTCATCACCGACAAGCTGGGCGTACGGCTCCGCAACGAGATCGGCATCGACAACATCGCCTGGGAGGGCGACTACCCGCACAGCGACTCCCTGTGGCCGGACGCCCCGGAGCAGCTGCACGAGGTGCTGGTGGACTGCGCCGTTCCGGACGCGGACATCGCGAAGATGACCCACGAGAACGCGATGCGCTGGTACTCCTTCGACCCCTTCGCCCACCTCCCGCGCGAGCAGGCCACGGTGGGCGCGCTGCGCAGGGCGGCCGCGGGCCACGACGTCAGCGTCCGCTCGCGCAGCCGTCAGCTGACCGAGCCGGTGGACAAGCTGGAGGCCTTCCGCGCCCGTGCCCGGGCGGCGATGGCCGCGGCCCAGTAG
- a CDS encoding DUF6344 domain-containing protein, which translates to MTDNRVMKLWTAFVTAFLALCTALGLITTTATTAAAQTEATATSSESAHTETSAAPTTAWPMASPLAWSHARALPPTMKQRIRAEAHGKSPSCRQRPLPDAEQAEQTEDASASCDPADPADPAEPATPLQR; encoded by the coding sequence ATGACCGACAACCGGGTCATGAAGCTATGGACCGCCTTCGTCACCGCCTTCCTCGCGCTGTGCACGGCGCTCGGACTCATCACCACCACCGCCACGACGGCGGCGGCGCAGACCGAGGCGACGGCCACCAGCAGCGAGAGCGCGCACACGGAGACGAGCGCCGCGCCCACGACGGCCTGGCCGATGGCCTCTCCCTTGGCCTGGTCCCACGCCCGGGCCCTGCCCCCCACGATGAAGCAGCGCATCCGCGCCGAGGCCCACGGCAAGTCCCCCAGCTGCCGCCAGCGCCCGCTCCCGGACGCGGAGCAGGCCGAGCAGACCGAGGACGCCAGCGCCTCCTGCGACCCGGCGGACCCCGCCGACCCGGCCGAGCCGGCCACGCCCCTCCAGCGCTGA
- a CDS encoding DLW-39 family protein yields MKKLLLVALAAIGGLLVYRQIQADRAEQDLWTEATDSVPTGS; encoded by the coding sequence GTGAAGAAGCTTCTCCTGGTCGCACTGGCCGCCATCGGCGGGCTCCTCGTGTACCGCCAGATCCAGGCGGATCGCGCCGAGCAGGATCTGTGGACGGAGGCGACTGACTCCGTGCCCACGGGTTCTTGA
- a CDS encoding serine/threonine-protein kinase produces MGEVFAGRYELADPIGRGGVGAVWRAWDHRRGRYVAAKVLQQSDAHSLLRFVREQALRIDHPHVLAPASWAADDDKVLFTMDLVAGGSLVHLVGDYGPLAPTFVCTLLDQLLSGLAAVHAEGVVHRDIKPANILLEATGTARPRLRLGDFGIAMRLGEPRLTETNLVVGTPGYLAPEQMMGAEPDFPADLFAVGLVALYLLQGAKPDAKALVQYFAEHGTPGAPKGVPEPLWQVVATLLQPDPQARFRTATGARKALAAAAELLPEPGPDDELIEIFDQLGPLPKGFAPAGPLKPASGTGRGSAPGAGAGAGPGAGAGAGPPAGTGSLPSPPDSPPRHSAWPGTDSVPSAPTGSGSLSSGSGAAVVPPPPLQPPTAAPGPAPTPTPVPSRSDTGSFQLPPPRPTGIGTPRPPTPAPAPASAAVSGPAPVLPYDPTFVLAARAQRGEASTASYTAQVPLDPPAVQTRRGHRAVRRARPGPPVKVAVPLLLLALVCYAVGFWALARG; encoded by the coding sequence ATGGGTGAGGTCTTCGCCGGACGGTACGAACTGGCCGATCCGATCGGCCGCGGAGGGGTCGGCGCGGTCTGGCGCGCCTGGGACCACCGCCGCGGCCGTTACGTGGCCGCCAAGGTCCTCCAGCAGAGCGACGCCCACTCGCTGTTGCGCTTCGTCCGCGAACAGGCGCTGCGCATCGACCATCCCCATGTGCTCGCCCCCGCCAGCTGGGCCGCCGACGACGACAAAGTCCTGTTCACCATGGACCTCGTCGCCGGCGGTTCGCTGGTCCACCTCGTCGGCGACTACGGTCCGCTCGCGCCGACGTTCGTCTGCACCCTGCTCGACCAACTGCTGTCCGGGCTGGCCGCGGTGCACGCGGAGGGCGTCGTGCACCGCGACATCAAGCCCGCGAACATCCTGCTGGAGGCCACCGGCACGGCCCGGCCCCGGCTGCGGCTGGGCGACTTCGGCATCGCGATGCGACTGGGCGAGCCGCGCCTGACCGAGACCAACCTCGTGGTGGGAACGCCCGGTTACCTCGCCCCCGAGCAGATGATGGGCGCCGAACCCGACTTCCCCGCCGATCTCTTCGCCGTGGGCCTCGTCGCCCTCTATCTCCTCCAGGGCGCCAAACCGGACGCCAAGGCGCTCGTCCAGTACTTCGCGGAGCACGGGACGCCGGGCGCCCCCAAGGGTGTCCCGGAGCCGCTGTGGCAGGTCGTGGCCACCCTGCTCCAGCCGGACCCGCAGGCCCGCTTCCGTACGGCCACGGGGGCCCGCAAGGCGCTGGCGGCCGCCGCCGAACTCCTCCCCGAGCCCGGCCCGGACGACGAACTGATCGAGATCTTCGACCAACTCGGCCCCCTCCCCAAGGGGTTCGCCCCCGCGGGTCCCCTGAAACCGGCATCGGGAACAGGTCGGGGCTCGGCTCCGGGTGCGGGTGCGGGTGCGGGTCCGGGTGCGGGCGCGGGCGCGGGTCCACCTGCGGGCACGGGCTCCCTGCCCTCCCCTCCCGACTCACCCCCTCGTCACTCTGCGTGGCCGGGCACGGACTCCGTACCGTCGGCCCCTACGGGCAGCGGCTCCCTGTCGTCCGGGTCGGGCGCAGCCGTCGTACCCCCTCCGCCGCTGCAGCCCCCCACCGCTGCCCCTGGCCCTGCCCCCACGCCCACTCCGGTCCCCTCCAGGTCGGACACCGGCAGCTTCCAGCTGCCGCCCCCGCGGCCGACGGGCATCGGGACGCCCCGTCCACCGACCCCGGCGCCGGCGCCGGCCTCCGCGGCCGTATCGGGGCCCGCACCCGTCCTCCCCTACGACCCCACCTTCGTGTTGGCCGCCCGGGCGCAGCGCGGCGAGGCGTCGACCGCCTCCTACACCGCTCAGGTCCCGTTGGATCCCCCTGCCGTGCAGACCCGTAGGGGCCATCGCGCCGTGCGTCGGGCGCGTCCCGGGCCGCCCGTCAAGGTGGCGGTTCCGCTGCTGCTGCTCGCGCTGGTCTGTTACGCGGTGGGGTTCTGGGCGTTGGCGCGCGGCTGA
- a CDS encoding DNA-binding protein: MDAAQQEATARARELQRNWYGEPLGALFRKLIDDLGLNQARLAGVLGLSAPMLSQLMSGQRAKIGNPAVVQRVQLLQELAAQVADGSVSAAEATERMDEIKRSQGGSVLNNTTQTTSSSGAPTVKRVVREIQSLLRSVAAAGDIIDAADTLAPSHPELAEFLRVYGAGRTSDAVTHYQSHQS, encoded by the coding sequence ATGGACGCCGCACAGCAGGAAGCCACCGCGAGAGCGCGGGAACTGCAGCGGAACTGGTACGGGGAGCCGCTGGGGGCGCTCTTCCGTAAGCTCATCGACGATCTTGGCCTCAACCAGGCTCGTCTCGCGGGGGTACTGGGACTGTCGGCGCCGATGCTGTCTCAGCTGATGAGCGGTCAGCGGGCGAAGATCGGCAACCCGGCCGTGGTGCAGCGGGTGCAGCTGCTCCAGGAGTTGGCCGCGCAGGTCGCGGACGGCAGCGTCAGCGCGGCCGAGGCGACCGAGCGCATGGACGAGATCAAGCGGTCGCAGGGGGGCTCGGTGCTCAACAACACCACACAGACCACGAGCAGTTCGGGGGCGCCGACGGTGAAGCGGGTGGTCCGCGAGATCCAGTCGCTGCTGCGCTCGGTCGCCGCCGCAGGCGACATCATCGACGCCGCCGACACCCTCGCCCCGAGCCATCCCGAACTGGCAGAGTTCCTCCGGGTGTACGGCGCCGGCCGTACCTCCGACGCGGTCACGCACTACCAGTCCCACCAGAGCTGA
- a CDS encoding BlaI/MecI/CopY family transcriptional regulator: MGKQDDGRGADPPVRRRGQGELEAQVLSALQGAPEPVTAGWVRERLGGTLAYTTVITILTRLQAKGAVTRERSGRSFTWTAAADEAGLAAHRMRRVLDNEADREAVLVSFVSGLPPQDEELLRKLLQETGEGPES, translated from the coding sequence ATGGGCAAGCAGGACGACGGCAGGGGGGCGGACCCGCCCGTGCGTCGGCGTGGGCAGGGCGAGCTGGAGGCCCAGGTGCTGTCCGCCCTGCAGGGCGCGCCGGAGCCGGTGACGGCGGGTTGGGTGCGCGAGCGCCTCGGCGGCACCCTCGCCTACACCACCGTCATCACGATCCTGACCCGTCTCCAGGCCAAGGGCGCCGTCACCCGGGAACGGTCGGGCCGGTCCTTCACCTGGACCGCCGCCGCCGACGAGGCGGGCCTCGCCGCGCACCGTATGCGCCGGGTCCTGGACAACGAGGCCGACCGGGAGGCGGTCCTGGTCAGCTTCGTCTCCGGGCTGCCGCCGCAGGACGAGGAACTGCTGCGCAAACTGCTCCAGGAGACCGGCGAAGGCCCGGAGAGCTGA
- a CDS encoding M48 family metalloprotease, which produces MGVFVFLPLVLPLTAWPVARLAEHRLHPRLATRLLSAVAAVLGLCSSLCLGLLAIVGTAQLPGNPLPDGWADPEVRAAVPHDEVVGKSAVCLLAAAAAACAALLLRHRRVRRRTARALRGLPAAQVAVLPDPMPYAHTVPGRGRAGGRILVSTGMLAGLTSRERRVLFAHERAHLTGRHHRHLLLAGLAARANPFLRPLRTAVVYTVERWADEEAAATVGDRRTAARAIAKAALISRPAPAPTMAALAAPAGPVPRRVAALLGPAPAARAWPPLFTTVGVAAWTAAAGAALSAMSSANSAVTMFLILKAATPL; this is translated from the coding sequence ATGGGCGTGTTCGTCTTCCTGCCGCTGGTGCTGCCCCTGACCGCGTGGCCCGTCGCCCGGCTCGCCGAACACCGTCTGCACCCGCGCCTGGCGACCCGTCTGCTGTCCGCCGTCGCCGCGGTCCTCGGCCTGTGCAGCAGCCTCTGCCTGGGCCTGCTGGCGATCGTCGGCACGGCCCAACTCCCGGGCAACCCGCTGCCGGACGGCTGGGCCGACCCGGAGGTACGGGCGGCCGTGCCGCACGACGAGGTGGTCGGCAAGAGCGCGGTCTGCCTGCTCGCCGCGGCGGCCGCAGCCTGCGCGGCCCTCCTCCTGCGCCATCGTCGGGTACGCCGCCGCACCGCACGGGCGCTGCGCGGGCTGCCCGCAGCCCAGGTCGCCGTCCTCCCCGACCCGATGCCGTACGCCCACACGGTGCCGGGACGTGGACGGGCGGGCGGCCGGATCCTGGTCTCCACCGGCATGCTGGCCGGTCTCACCTCACGCGAACGACGTGTCCTGTTCGCGCACGAGCGGGCTCATCTCACCGGCCGCCACCACCGCCACCTGCTGCTCGCCGGCTTGGCGGCCCGCGCGAACCCGTTCCTGCGCCCGCTGCGCACCGCCGTCGTCTACACCGTGGAGCGCTGGGCGGACGAGGAGGCGGCCGCGACGGTCGGCGACCGGCGGACCGCCGCCCGCGCGATCGCCAAGGCCGCGCTGATCTCCCGGCCCGCTCCCGCCCCCACGATGGCGGCCCTCGCCGCCCCGGCGGGACCGGTGCCCCGCAGGGTCGCCGCCCTGCTCGGCCCGGCCCCGGCCGCCCGCGCCTGGCCGCCGTTGTTCACGACCGTGGGCGTCGCCGCCTGGACCGCGGCCGCCGGCGCCGCCCTGTCCGCCATGTCGTCGGCTAACTCGGCGGTGACGATGTTCCTCATCCTGAAGGCAGCGACCCCTCTTTAG
- a CDS encoding tellurite resistance TerB family protein, which produces MALWDRIKESASTMQTQLVAKKNDLKSGAFRDASMAMCALVAAADGTIDPSERQRVAQLIATNEVLQNFDAMDLQRRFDENLNKLTTDFAFGKVSVLQEVAKAKKKPAEARAVIQIGIVIGGADGDFDKTEQAVVREACFTLDLPPHEFDL; this is translated from the coding sequence ATGGCCCTGTGGGACCGCATCAAGGAGTCCGCGTCGACGATGCAGACCCAGCTCGTGGCGAAGAAGAACGACCTCAAGAGCGGCGCCTTCCGTGACGCGAGCATGGCGATGTGCGCCCTGGTCGCGGCGGCCGACGGCACGATCGACCCGTCCGAGCGGCAGCGCGTGGCCCAGCTGATCGCGACGAACGAGGTGCTGCAGAACTTCGACGCCATGGATCTGCAGCGCCGCTTCGACGAGAACCTGAACAAGCTGACCACCGACTTCGCCTTCGGCAAGGTCAGCGTGCTGCAGGAGGTCGCCAAGGCGAAGAAGAAGCCCGCCGAGGCGCGGGCCGTCATCCAGATCGGCATCGTCATCGGCGGCGCTGACGGCGACTTCGACAAGACCGAGCAGGCCGTCGTACGGGAGGCGTGCTTCACCCTCGACCTGCCGCCGCACGAGTTCGACCTCTAA
- a CDS encoding DUF5324 family protein — MTRIDSVRSATGSAKDSVLHAAEVVAPYADTAKERAALYAQEARVRLAPKVSQAAEQARSQFDAHVVPRLEQARTHVPPKVDQAAYEAAVRARLAARQAADYSRPRIEQAVAAAGPVKDEAAARGVAALAALRGQVTPKEIERLVRKHRRRARAGKLGKALLVVGVVAGGAFAAWKWWDKQANPDWLVEPPAATEVAASGGLTSVDGTGSPSVLDPEVQAKEAEEESADRDDRG, encoded by the coding sequence GTGACCCGCATCGACAGCGTGCGCTCCGCGACCGGATCGGCGAAGGACAGCGTGCTGCACGCCGCGGAAGTGGTGGCGCCCTACGCCGACACGGCCAAGGAGAGGGCAGCGCTCTACGCGCAAGAGGCCCGTGTACGACTCGCGCCCAAGGTGTCGCAGGCCGCCGAACAGGCCCGCAGCCAGTTCGACGCCCATGTCGTGCCCCGGCTGGAACAGGCGCGGACGCATGTCCCGCCGAAGGTCGACCAGGCCGCGTACGAGGCGGCCGTCCGTGCGCGGCTCGCCGCCCGGCAGGCCGCCGACTACTCCCGGCCGAGGATCGAACAGGCGGTGGCCGCGGCCGGGCCCGTCAAGGACGAGGCCGCCGCCCGCGGCGTCGCCGCGCTGGCCGCGCTGCGCGGCCAGGTGACCCCGAAGGAGATCGAGAGGCTGGTGCGCAAGCACCGGCGCCGGGCCAGGGCGGGAAAGCTCGGCAAGGCGCTGCTCGTGGTGGGCGTCGTCGCCGGCGGCGCCTTCGCGGCCTGGAAGTGGTGGGACAAGCAGGCCAACCCGGACTGGCTGGTGGAGCCGCCGGCTGCCACGGAGGTCGCCGCCTCGGGCGGTCTGACCTCGGTGGACGGCACCGGCTCGCCCTCGGTCCTGGACCCCGAGGTGCAGGCCAAGGAGGCCGAGGAGGAGTCCGCGGACCGCGACGACCGCGGCTGA